The following proteins are encoded in a genomic region of Streptococcus equi subsp. equi:
- the prs gene encoding ribose-phosphate pyrophosphokinase gives MSYSDLKLFALSSNKELAEKVAAAMGIQLGKSTVRQFSDGEIQVNIEESIRGHHVFILQSTSSPVNDNLMEILIMVDALKRASAEKISVVMPYYGYARQDRKARSREPITSKLVANMLEVAGVDRLLTVDLHAAQIQGFFDIPVDHLMGAPLIADYFDRHGLVGDDVVVVSPDHGGVTRARKLAQFLQTPIAIIDKRRSVDKMNTSEVMNIIGSVEGKKCILIDDMIDTAGTICHAADALAEAGATAVYASCTHPVLSGPALDNIQKSAIEKLIVLDTIYLPEERLIDKIEQISIADLIAEAIIRIHEKRPLSPLFELGK, from the coding sequence ATGTCTTATTCTGATTTAAAGCTGTTTGCATTATCGTCAAACAAGGAATTAGCAGAAAAAGTTGCTGCTGCGATGGGAATTCAACTTGGGAAGTCTACGGTTCGCCAGTTTTCAGATGGTGAGATTCAGGTCAATATTGAGGAATCAATACGTGGACACCATGTTTTTATTTTGCAGTCAACAAGCTCGCCTGTTAATGATAACCTAATGGAAATTTTAATTATGGTTGATGCTTTAAAGCGTGCCAGTGCTGAGAAAATTTCTGTGGTAATGCCTTATTATGGCTATGCTCGTCAGGATCGTAAGGCTCGTTCGCGTGAGCCTATTACCTCTAAATTAGTCGCTAATATGCTAGAGGTGGCAGGTGTTGATCGTTTATTGACTGTTGATTTACATGCTGCGCAGATTCAAGGCTTCTTTGATATTCCTGTTGATCATCTCATGGGAGCACCTTTAATTGCTGATTATTTTGATCGTCATGGTCTAGTAGGTGATGACGTTGTTGTTGTTAGCCCAGATCATGGTGGTGTGACGCGTGCTCGTAAGCTGGCACAATTCCTCCAAACGCCAATTGCTATTATTGATAAGCGTCGTAGTGTTGATAAAATGAATACCAGTGAGGTGATGAATATCATTGGTAGTGTTGAAGGTAAAAAATGTATTCTGATTGATGATATGATTGATACTGCTGGTACCATCTGTCATGCCGCTGATGCGCTTGCTGAAGCAGGAGCAACAGCAGTTTACGCATCATGTACTCACCCAGTGCTGTCAGGACCAGCTCTTGATAATATTCAAAAATCAGCGATTGAAAAATTGATTGTTTTGGATACGATCTATTTACCAGAAGAAAGACTGATTGATAAGATTGAACAAATCTCTATTGCAGATTTGATTGCGGAAGCTATCATTCGTATCCATGAAAAACGTCCATTGTCACCCCTATTTGAATTAGGGAAATGA
- a CDS encoding amidase, whose amino-acid sequence MKKRILSAVLVSGVTLGTATTVGADDLDSKIALQNSVISNLNKEQKAAQDRMKTLQSQVSSLQSEQERLVAKNGELEARSAQFEQEIQVLASQIIARNEKLKGQARSAQKGNTLGYLNALLNSKSISDVITRLVAINRAVSANAQMLEKQKADKLSLEEKQQENQEAINTIASNITAIESNQVALKTQQADLEVAKVDLALQLATAEDEKASLITRKEAAEQAAAQAKAQAEQEAAARAAQAQAQAQSVAAAQAAVTQAVPTPAPAQAQPVVAPAAMVSTPAVSYAYDPSNPYPVGQCTWGVKALAPWVGNYWGNGGQWASSAAAAGFRVGATPMVGSVVVWNDGGYGHVAYVTGVQGGQIQVMEANYAGNQSIGNYRGWFSPGAVSYIYPN is encoded by the coding sequence ATGAAAAAAAGAATTCTATCAGCGGTTCTTGTAAGCGGTGTGACCCTTGGAACAGCAACTACAGTGGGAGCGGATGATTTAGATTCCAAAATAGCGTTGCAAAATTCAGTTATTTCTAATTTAAATAAAGAACAAAAAGCTGCGCAGGATAGAATGAAGACTTTGCAAAGTCAGGTTAGCTCATTACAATCTGAACAAGAAAGGTTAGTCGCTAAAAATGGTGAGCTTGAAGCGCGATCTGCTCAGTTTGAGCAGGAGATTCAAGTGCTTGCCAGTCAAATTATTGCTCGTAATGAAAAGTTAAAAGGACAGGCTCGTAGTGCTCAAAAGGGAAATACGTTAGGTTACCTCAATGCACTTTTGAATTCTAAGTCAATTTCTGACGTTATTACTCGTTTGGTTGCTATTAATAGAGCTGTGTCAGCCAATGCACAGATGTTGGAAAAGCAAAAGGCTGATAAGCTTTCTCTTGAAGAAAAGCAACAGGAAAATCAAGAAGCGATTAATACAATTGCTTCAAATATTACAGCAATTGAATCAAACCAAGTAGCTTTAAAGACTCAACAAGCAGATTTAGAGGTTGCCAAGGTAGATTTGGCGCTTCAATTAGCAACTGCTGAGGACGAGAAGGCTAGCTTGATTACCCGTAAAGAGGCTGCAGAGCAGGCAGCAGCTCAAGCCAAGGCTCAGGCAGAGCAGGAAGCAGCAGCCAGAGCAGCACAGGCTCAAGCTCAAGCACAGTCTGTAGCGGCAGCTCAAGCAGCAGTGACTCAAGCCGTACCAACACCAGCTCCAGCGCAGGCACAGCCTGTTGTGGCGCCAGCAGCTATGGTTTCAACACCAGCGGTGTCGTATGCCTATGATCCTTCTAATCCGTACCCTGTCGGCCAATGTACTTGGGGAGTTAAGGCTTTAGCTCCTTGGGTTGGCAATTATTGGGGAAATGGTGGTCAATGGGCATCAAGTGCAGCGGCAGCAGGTTTCCGTGTAGGTGCAACACCAATGGTTGGCTCTGTTGTTGTATGGAATGATGGTGGCTATGGTCACGTTGCCTACGTAACAGGTGTTCAGGGTGGACAGATTCAAGTTATGGAAGCCAACTATGCTGGAAATCAATCTATTGGCAATTATCGTGGTTGGTTTAGCCCAGGTGCTGTATCGTATATTTATCCAAATTAG
- the mreC gene encoding rod shape-determining protein MreC: protein MIIRNPVTKIDAIMSKPFAVIKEGAKELDSLMSAFSENKHLKKELRSYKLDQLQVDKLKSENRELKELLGLDYGTDNQFAARMISRNPYSWNKSLVIDSGKREIKEKSLVTSELGLIGRVTAVSQSSAHVELLTSGKNIELPIKIVDKDKVIYGNLKAFKSESKTMVASEFNSNDSISLDAKVYTSGLDGETVADIPVGKVTGFKNAADKLKRRIFIKLYADTDNLDYVLVVGKE from the coding sequence ATGATTATCCGAAATCCCGTTACAAAAATTGATGCTATAATGTCTAAGCCTTTTGCTGTTATAAAGGAGGGTGCAAAGGAATTAGATAGCTTGATGTCTGCTTTTTCTGAAAATAAGCATTTAAAAAAGGAACTTAGGTCCTATAAATTGGATCAGTTACAGGTTGACAAGCTAAAATCTGAAAATCGAGAGCTCAAGGAACTGTTAGGGTTGGATTATGGTACTGATAATCAATTTGCTGCCAGAATGATATCAAGAAATCCTTATAGCTGGAATAAATCGCTGGTCATTGATAGCGGCAAAAGGGAAATTAAGGAGAAGTCTTTGGTTACTTCAGAGCTTGGACTTATTGGTCGTGTTACAGCTGTTAGCCAGTCATCTGCTCATGTTGAATTGTTAACATCTGGGAAGAATATTGAGTTGCCGATTAAAATTGTAGATAAGGATAAGGTGATTTATGGCAATTTAAAGGCATTTAAATCAGAAAGTAAAACAATGGTTGCCAGCGAATTTAATTCTAATGACTCAATATCATTAGATGCTAAGGTTTATACAAGTGGATTAGATGGTGAGACTGTGGCAGATATTCCTGTTGGAAAGGTTACGGGCTTTAAAAATGCTGCTGATAAGCTAAAGCGTCGTATTTTTATAAAATTGTATGCTGATACTGATAATCTTGACTATGTTCTTGTTGTTGGAAAAGAGTGA
- a CDS encoding beta-lactamase, whose amino-acid sequence MKKLLAAMLMTFFVTPLTVISTEKIPVFSEATRYHLSQDIVSSTLYYSRIPTNPNVFEETVAYRDPELSVPKTMIAPDNRIVIKDVLLNKAAIPVFRLADDTYLEASRQIVYEDIMFEQTAVDLDFWTQKKMTIYAEPYVLGVKTIASDSEPGRKVHASKMAQTEHGTYYFIDHKGWVNQKELSPTDNRMLKVQEMLLQKYNKENYSIFVKQLNTQASAGINADKQMYAASISKLATLYSVQKKLKSGSLSEGKSLKYIDEVNHFYGDYDPTGSGKISKTADKKDYNVMELLKAVAQQSDNVATNILGYYLCNQYNQAFQSEIRALAGVDWDMEKRLLSSHAAANLMEAIYYQKGQIISYLSQTAFDDQRISKNISVPVAHKIGDAYDYKHDVAIVYGDNPFILSVFTDKASYDDITAIADDVYSILK is encoded by the coding sequence GTGAAAAAATTATTAGCAGCTATGTTAATGACATTTTTCGTGACTCCTTTAACGGTCATTAGTACAGAAAAAATCCCAGTGTTTTCTGAAGCGACACGCTATCACTTAAGTCAGGATATTGTTAGCTCCACTCTTTATTATAGTCGGATTCCGACTAATCCCAATGTTTTTGAGGAGACAGTTGCTTATAGGGATCCCGAATTGAGTGTGCCAAAGACGATGATCGCACCAGACAATAGAATTGTTATCAAGGATGTTTTGCTAAACAAGGCAGCTATTCCTGTCTTTAGACTGGCAGATGACACTTACCTTGAAGCTAGTCGTCAGATTGTTTACGAGGATATTATGTTTGAGCAGACAGCTGTGGATTTGGATTTTTGGACTCAAAAAAAGATGACTATATATGCTGAACCCTATGTTTTAGGTGTTAAGACAATTGCATCAGATAGTGAGCCTGGCAGAAAGGTTCATGCTAGTAAGATGGCTCAAACAGAGCATGGGACCTATTATTTCATTGATCATAAGGGCTGGGTTAATCAAAAGGAGTTGTCACCTACCGACAATCGCATGTTGAAGGTTCAGGAAATGCTATTGCAAAAATATAATAAAGAGAATTATTCTATTTTTGTAAAGCAGCTTAACACGCAGGCCAGTGCAGGTATCAATGCTGATAAACAGATGTATGCGGCAAGTATTTCCAAATTAGCAACCCTGTACAGTGTTCAAAAAAAACTGAAGTCAGGTAGCTTATCTGAAGGTAAGAGCTTAAAATACATTGATGAGGTCAATCATTTTTATGGTGATTACGATCCAACTGGCAGTGGTAAAATCAGTAAAACAGCTGACAAAAAGGACTATAATGTGATGGAGCTTTTAAAGGCTGTGGCTCAGCAGTCTGACAATGTTGCTACTAATATCTTAGGCTACTACCTATGTAATCAATATAATCAAGCCTTTCAATCAGAGATTAGGGCTTTAGCTGGAGTAGATTGGGACATGGAAAAGCGCTTGCTTTCTTCTCATGCAGCAGCAAATCTCATGGAAGCTATCTATTATCAAAAAGGTCAGATTATTTCTTATTTGTCACAGACGGCATTTGATGATCAGCGCATTTCAAAAAATATTTCTGTGCCAGTGGCTCACAAGATTGGAGACGCCTACGATTACAAGCATGATGTTGCCATTGTTTATGGTGATAATCCCTTTATCTTATCCGTTTTTACAGATAAGGCTTCCTATGACGACATCACAGCAATTGCTGACGATGTTTATTCGATTTTAAAATGA
- the hpt gene encoding hypoxanthine-guanine phosphoribosyltransferase: protein MLEQDIQKILYSENDIIQRTKELGEQLTKDYHGKNPLMVGVLKGSVPFMAELMKHIDTHVEIDFMVVSSYNGGTTSSGEVKILKDVDTNIEGRDVIFVEDIIDTGRTLKYLRDMFKYRKANSVKIITLFDKPEGRVVDIEADYVCYNVPNEFIVGFGLDYAENYRNLPYVGVLKEEVYSK from the coding sequence ATGCTTGAGCAAGATATTCAAAAAATTCTTTATTCTGAAAATGACATTATTCAAAGGACCAAGGAGCTTGGTGAGCAGTTGACAAAGGATTATCATGGTAAAAATCCCTTGATGGTCGGTGTCTTAAAGGGTTCTGTTCCATTCATGGCCGAGCTGATGAAGCACATTGACACTCACGTTGAAATTGATTTTATGGTTGTTTCTAGCTATAATGGTGGAACAACTAGCAGTGGAGAGGTTAAAATCTTAAAAGACGTTGACACCAATATTGAGGGAAGAGACGTCATCTTTGTTGAAGATATTATTGATACTGGTCGAACACTCAAATATTTGCGTGACATGTTCAAATATCGTAAGGCTAATTCCGTTAAGATTATCACACTATTTGACAAGCCAGAGGGTCGTGTGGTAGACATTGAGGCAGACTATGTGTGCTACAATGTTCCTAATGAGTTTATTGTAGGCTTCGGATTAGATTACGCAGAAAATTATAGAAATCTCCCTTATGTCGGTGTTTTAAAAGAGGAAGTCTATTCAAAATAG
- the tilS gene encoding PP-loop family protein yields MTYQHIYNIIKKKAYFDAHQAVLIAVSGGVDSMNLLHFLHAFQAKLQIRIGIAHVNHKQRPESDDEEAYLRSWAKKHAIPIYVAYFQGAFSENAARHLRYQFFEEIMQQEHYSALVTAHHADDQAETILMRLIRGSRLRHLAGIREVQPFANGQLIRPFLTVSKAELPNPFHFEDHSNDSMAYFRNRVRHHYLPDFKRENPQATQSLIDLSAESRLLLQAFDDLTKGLEFHRLNCFLAQSAAVQFFLLQHYLETFPQLAIKKSQFDDLLHIIRRQKQGIYPIKNTYCLLIEKESFAIKKIIPKTDLNREFKMVSYGDSLNYRGYRFVFSGSLTDKGHDIAIPLYSLSPVTLRHRQAGDRLFLGEFSKKLRRLFIDGKFTSEQRQNAIVGEQAGVIIFVLVGDETYLRKASKHDIMLAKLYIDKLEKR; encoded by the coding sequence ATGACTTATCAACACATTTATAACATCATAAAAAAGAAGGCCTATTTTGACGCTCATCAGGCTGTTTTGATAGCTGTATCTGGTGGAGTAGATTCGATGAATTTGCTGCACTTTTTGCATGCTTTTCAAGCAAAATTGCAAATTCGGATTGGCATTGCGCATGTCAATCACAAGCAAAGACCAGAATCAGATGACGAAGAGGCTTATTTGAGGTCTTGGGCTAAAAAGCATGCTATTCCTATCTATGTTGCTTATTTTCAGGGCGCTTTTTCTGAGAATGCTGCGCGTCATCTTCGCTATCAATTTTTTGAAGAGATCATGCAGCAGGAGCATTATTCGGCTTTAGTCACAGCACATCATGCTGATGATCAGGCTGAGACTATTTTGATGAGACTGATTCGTGGTAGTCGATTGCGTCATTTAGCTGGTATCAGAGAGGTTCAGCCCTTTGCTAATGGTCAGTTGATACGACCGTTTTTAACGGTATCAAAAGCAGAACTGCCTAATCCCTTTCATTTTGAAGATCATTCTAATGACAGCATGGCTTATTTTCGCAATCGTGTTCGTCATCATTACCTGCCAGATTTCAAAAGAGAAAATCCTCAAGCTACTCAATCTTTGATTGATTTATCTGCGGAAAGTCGCCTGCTGCTTCAGGCCTTTGATGATTTAACCAAGGGACTTGAATTTCATCGATTAAACTGTTTTTTAGCTCAATCAGCTGCTGTTCAGTTTTTTTTGCTTCAGCATTATTTAGAAACGTTTCCACAGCTAGCCATTAAAAAATCACAATTTGATGATCTTTTACACATCATCAGACGACAAAAGCAGGGGATTTATCCAATTAAAAATACTTATTGTCTCCTCATTGAAAAAGAGTCTTTTGCTATTAAAAAAATCATTCCAAAGACTGATTTAAATCGAGAATTTAAAATGGTATCATACGGTGATTCCCTAAATTATAGAGGGTATCGATTTGTTTTCTCAGGTAGTTTGACTGATAAGGGACATGATATAGCTATCCCTTTATATAGCTTATCACCAGTTACTTTACGTCATAGGCAGGCAGGAGATAGGCTTTTTCTTGGTGAATTTTCAAAAAAATTAAGACGTTTATTCATCGATGGAAAGTTTACAAGTGAGCAGCGTCAAAATGCCATCGTAGGAGAACAGGCTGGAGTTATTATTTTTGTGCTGGTTGGTGATGAAACATATTTGAGAAAAGCGTCTAAACATGATATAATGTTGGCTAAACTGTATATTGATAAATTAGAAAAAAGGTGA
- the recO gene encoding DNA repair protein RecO codes for MRIQRSLGIVLYNKNYREDDKLVKIFTEAAGKRMFFVKHIGRSKLAPVVQPLTAADFLLKINDSSLSYIEDYNQVEAYRHINEDFFRLSYASYVLALADAAIPDNEPDPQLFAFLKKTLDLMEEGLDYDILTNIFEVQILDRFGVRMNFHDCVFCHRTNLPFDFSHKYSGVLCPQHYHEDERRYGLDPNVIYLLNRFQTLNIDELKTISVNTGMKKSFVFLLMPCMRIMSVFV; via the coding sequence ATGCGTATTCAGAGGTCACTTGGTATTGTCTTGTACAATAAAAACTATCGTGAAGATGATAAGCTCGTAAAAATATTTACAGAAGCGGCGGGCAAGCGTATGTTTTTCGTGAAACATATTGGTCGTTCTAAACTAGCTCCTGTGGTCCAGCCTTTAACGGCTGCTGATTTTCTATTGAAAATCAATGATTCGAGCCTTTCTTATATAGAGGATTATAATCAGGTGGAGGCTTATCGGCACATCAATGAAGATTTTTTTAGGCTATCCTATGCTAGTTATGTCTTGGCTCTGGCTGATGCGGCTATTCCAGATAATGAGCCTGATCCTCAGTTGTTTGCTTTTTTGAAAAAGACTCTTGATCTGATGGAAGAAGGGCTAGATTATGACATTTTAACGAATATCTTTGAAGTCCAGATTTTGGATCGTTTTGGGGTGAGAATGAATTTTCATGATTGTGTTTTTTGTCACAGAACCAATCTGCCTTTTGATTTTTCTCATAAGTATTCAGGTGTCCTTTGTCCGCAGCATTACCATGAGGATGAGAGGCGATATGGCTTGGATCCCAATGTGATTTATTTGCTTAATCGTTTTCAAACGCTTAATATTGATGAGCTAAAGACTATTTCTGTGAATACTGGTATGAAAAAAAGCTTCGTCTTTTTATTGATGCCTTGTATGAGGATTATGTCGGTATTCGTCTAA
- a CDS encoding membrane protein codes for MKKSSELLVLLPFLLFFVDAHVSDLISSMLPEGYSVVSHLFLLFFLILMVAFRSKGVICFFSLLLGLLFDYYYFDHIGILSLALPFGTMIVLGLLRFFSGSISQLQFFLFFTLYMFLVDVSSFILANSYQLTDMTFPYVMTFQLAPTLIVNLLILFCFRKLILSQFY; via the coding sequence ATGAAAAAATCTTCAGAGCTATTAGTCCTTTTGCCTTTTCTTTTATTTTTTGTTGATGCACACGTGTCAGACCTGATCAGCTCAATGTTACCTGAGGGTTACTCGGTAGTATCACACCTCTTTTTACTGTTTTTCCTGATCCTTATGGTAGCGTTTAGATCTAAGGGAGTTATTTGTTTCTTCTCTCTTCTTTTAGGATTATTGTTTGATTATTATTATTTTGATCATATAGGGATTTTGTCTCTTGCCTTGCCTTTTGGAACAATGATCGTTCTAGGGCTATTAAGGTTCTTTTCTGGTTCCATTAGTCAGCTACAATTTTTCCTTTTCTTTACTCTTTATATGTTTCTTGTAGATGTATCAAGCTTTATTTTGGCAAACAGCTATCAGTTAACTGATATGACTTTTCCTTATGTAATGACGTTTCAGCTTGCTCCGACTTTAATCGTCAATCTCCTTATTTTGTTTTGCTTTAGAAAATTAATATTAAGTCAATTTTATTGA
- the ftsH gene encoding cell division protein codes for MKNNKNNGFVKNSFIYILMIVIVVAGFQYYLRGTSTQSQQISYSKLIKHLKAGDIKSLSYQPSGSIVEVKGKYEKPQKVSIDTGLSFLGNSAATEVTEFTALILPSDSVLKEMTSVADKNGTDITVKQESSSGAWITFLMSFLPIVIFAAFMMMIMNQGGGARGAMSFGKNKARSQAKGDVKVRFTDVAGAEEEKQELVEVVDFLKNPKKYKALGARIPAGVLLEGPPGTGKTLLAKAVAGEAGVPFFSISGSDFVEMFVGVGASRVRSLFEDAKKAERAIIFIDEIDAVGRRRGAGMGGGNDEREQTLNQLLIEMDGFEGNESIIVIAATNRSDVLDPALLRPGRFDRKVLVGRPDVKGREAILRVHAKNKPLAEDVNLKVVAQQTPGFVGADLENVLNEAALVAARRNKTKIDASDIDEAEDRVIAGPSKKDRSISQREREMVAYHEAGHTIVGLVLSNARVVHKVTIVPRGRAGGYMIALPKEDQMLLSKDDLKEQLAGLMGGRVAEEIIFNAQTTGASNDFEQATQMARAMVTEYGMSEKLGPVQYEGNHAMMPGQLSPEKSYSAQTAQMIDDEVRDLLNEARNKAADIINDHRETHKLIAEALLKYETLDAAQIKSIYETGKMPNDPENDEAEVHALSYDEIKDKMTEAKE; via the coding sequence ATGAAAAATAATAAAAATAATGGATTTGTCAAAAATTCTTTTATATATATATTGATGATTGTTATTGTTGTAGCAGGATTTCAATATTACTTAAGAGGAACTAGTACACAAAGCCAGCAAATTAGCTATTCAAAATTAATTAAGCATTTGAAGGCAGGTGATATTAAATCACTTAGCTATCAGCCTAGTGGCAGCATTGTTGAGGTTAAAGGAAAATATGAAAAGCCTCAAAAGGTGTCTATTGACACAGGCTTGTCATTTTTAGGTAATAGTGCAGCCACTGAGGTAACAGAATTTACGGCCTTAATTTTACCATCTGATTCTGTATTAAAGGAAATGACTTCTGTCGCAGATAAAAATGGAACAGACATTACTGTAAAACAAGAAAGCTCAAGTGGGGCTTGGATTACCTTTCTTATGAGCTTTCTGCCGATTGTGATTTTTGCAGCCTTCATGATGATGATCATGAATCAAGGTGGTGGTGCTCGTGGTGCCATGAGTTTTGGTAAAAATAAGGCTAGATCACAAGCAAAGGGTGATGTAAAGGTTAGATTTACAGATGTGGCTGGTGCTGAGGAAGAAAAACAAGAACTGGTAGAGGTTGTTGATTTTCTAAAGAATCCTAAGAAATACAAGGCACTCGGTGCGCGCATTCCTGCTGGTGTTCTTTTGGAGGGACCTCCAGGAACAGGTAAAACATTGCTTGCAAAGGCTGTTGCTGGAGAGGCGGGAGTACCATTCTTTAGCATTTCAGGCTCAGATTTTGTTGAGATGTTTGTTGGTGTTGGTGCCAGTCGTGTGCGTTCTTTATTTGAAGATGCTAAAAAGGCTGAGCGAGCGATTATTTTCATTGACGAAATTGACGCTGTTGGTCGTCGTCGTGGTGCCGGCATGGGTGGTGGTAACGATGAGCGTGAGCAAACCCTTAATCAGCTTCTTATTGAGATGGATGGCTTTGAAGGTAATGAAAGCATCATTGTCATTGCTGCAACCAACCGTAGTGATGTCTTAGATCCAGCCTTGTTAAGACCAGGTCGTTTTGACCGTAAGGTGCTTGTTGGTCGACCAGATGTTAAGGGGCGTGAGGCGATATTACGCGTCCACGCTAAAAATAAGCCACTTGCTGAGGATGTCAATCTGAAGGTTGTTGCTCAACAAACTCCAGGTTTTGTCGGTGCAGACCTTGAAAATGTTCTAAACGAAGCAGCCCTTGTTGCAGCGCGTCGAAATAAAACTAAAATTGATGCTAGTGATATTGATGAGGCAGAGGATCGTGTTATTGCAGGACCTTCTAAGAAGGATCGTAGCATTTCACAGAGAGAGCGCGAAATGGTTGCCTACCATGAGGCAGGTCATACTATTGTTGGTTTAGTCTTATCCAATGCTCGTGTTGTGCACAAGGTAACAATTGTGCCTCGAGGCCGAGCAGGCGGCTATATGATTGCGCTTCCAAAGGAAGATCAAATGCTTTTATCTAAAGATGATCTGAAGGAGCAGCTTGCAGGGCTTATGGGTGGTCGTGTTGCAGAAGAAATTATTTTCAATGCTCAGACAACAGGTGCTTCAAATGACTTTGAACAGGCCACTCAAATGGCTAGGGCTATGGTCACAGAGTATGGTATGAGTGAAAAACTTGGACCAGTCCAATATGAAGGCAATCATGCTATGATGCCAGGGCAATTGTCACCTGAAAAATCATATTCTGCCCAAACAGCTCAAATGATTGATGATGAGGTTCGTGATTTATTAAACGAAGCTCGTAACAAGGCTGCTGACATTATTAATGATCATCGTGAAACTCATAAGCTGATTGCTGAAGCACTTCTTAAGTATGAAACGTTGGATGCTGCTCAAATTAAGTCCATTTACGAGACTGGTAAAATGCCAAATGATCCAGAAAACGATGAAGCAGAGGTACATGCCTTATCCTATGATGAAATCAAGGATAAAATGACAGAAGCTAAAGAATAA
- the aroP gene encoding amino acid permease, whose translation MKFTIVRNYDKLSRTILRLESDKMTIFRKKRQAINKTEMNRHLKMLDLIFLGLGSMVGTGIFTITGIGAANYAGPALTISIILSAIAISILALFYAEFASRIPANGGAYSYVYATLGEFPAWIVGWYIIMEFLTAISSVAVGWGSYLKGLLANYGLQLPNALNGTFDPQKGTYVDLLPVLVMLLVTAIVLMNSKAALRFNSFLVLLKFSALALFVIVGLFFIDVANWSHFAPYGFGQIYGGKSGIFAGASVMFFAFLGFESISMTVDEVKEPQKTIPRGIVLSLTIVTILYVIVTMVLTGIVHYTKLDVPDAVAFALRSIGLYWAADYVSIVAILTLITVCISMTYALARTVYSISRDGLLPRALCQITEKTRIPRNATLVVGALSMICAGIFPLASLAEFVNICTLAYLVIMSFAIIKLRKNAGEPQRGEFKTPFVPLLPILAIIICVTFMSQYMVFTWIAFGISTILGIVVYACYGYTHSQERRN comes from the coding sequence GTGAAATTTACAATTGTCAGGAACTATGATAAACTAAGTAGAACTATTTTAAGACTAGAAAGTGACAAGATGACAATCTTTCGTAAAAAAAGGCAAGCTATTAATAAGACTGAAATGAATAGGCACTTAAAAATGCTGGATTTGATTTTTTTGGGCCTAGGATCAATGGTGGGAACAGGAATTTTCACTATTACAGGCATAGGAGCTGCTAATTATGCAGGACCAGCGCTGACGATTTCTATTATTCTATCTGCTATTGCTATTAGTATATTAGCACTCTTTTATGCAGAATTTGCTTCACGAATTCCAGCAAATGGTGGTGCTTATAGCTATGTCTATGCGACATTAGGTGAATTTCCAGCTTGGATTGTGGGCTGGTATATCATCATGGAATTTTTAACAGCAATTTCAAGTGTAGCTGTCGGCTGGGGGAGCTATTTAAAAGGCTTACTGGCTAATTATGGCTTACAATTGCCCAATGCTTTAAATGGTACCTTTGATCCTCAAAAGGGGACCTATGTGGATTTACTTCCAGTGCTAGTGATGCTATTAGTGACTGCTATTGTATTGATGAATTCAAAGGCAGCATTGCGATTCAATAGCTTTTTAGTTCTGTTAAAATTTTCAGCTCTGGCTTTATTTGTCATTGTAGGCTTATTTTTTATTGATGTAGCCAACTGGTCACATTTTGCGCCTTATGGCTTTGGCCAAATTTATGGTGGTAAGTCAGGTATTTTCGCTGGAGCCTCAGTCATGTTTTTTGCTTTCTTGGGCTTTGAGTCTATTTCCATGACAGTAGATGAGGTCAAAGAACCACAAAAAACAATTCCAAGAGGTATTGTATTATCCTTAACGATTGTAACGATCTTATATGTTATTGTTACAATGGTTTTAACTGGGATTGTTCACTATACAAAATTAGATGTACCTGATGCAGTTGCCTTTGCTTTAAGGAGTATTGGGTTATATTGGGCAGCAGATTATGTCTCAATTGTTGCCATTTTAACTCTAATTACAGTTTGTATTTCAATGACCTATGCCTTAGCAAGAACGGTTTACAGTATCAGTAGAGATGGACTTTTACCAAGAGCCCTTTGTCAAATCACAGAAAAAACAAGAATTCCTAGAAATGCAACCCTAGTTGTTGGTGCATTATCTATGATTTGTGCAGGAATATTCCCCCTAGCCAGTCTTGCTGAGTTTGTCAATATCTGTACTCTCGCTTATCTTGTCATCATGTCCTTTGCTATCATTAAGCTAAGAAAAAACGCTGGAGAGCCTCAACGTGGGGAGTTTAAAACTCCTTTTGTGCCTCTATTGCCAATTTTAGCTATTATCATCTGTGTAACCTTTATGAGTCAGTATATGGTATTTACGTGGATTGCTTTTGGTATCAGCACTATACTTGGTATTGTAGTCTATGCATGCTATGGCTATACCCATTCGCAAGAAAGAAGAAACTAA